In Thermococcus profundus, the genomic stretch GAGGTTTATATGCAGGTGGGTTCATCTCAAGGTCGCCGATACCGAGACTCCTTTCACCCAGCTCTACGAGCCCGGAGAGACCATAAGGATGCCGATAGCCCACGCCGAGGGCAACTACTACGTTGACGAGCCATCGAAGGTCAGAGTCGTTTTCCAGTACAGCGATGAGAAGGGGAACATCACGGAAGAGGCAAACCCCAACGGCTCGCTCCTCAACATAGCGGCGGTGGCCAACGAGAAGGGCAACGTACTAGGGACGATGCCCCACCCGGAGAGGGCGAGCGACCGCTTTCTAGGAAGCGAGGACGGACTGAGGCTGTTCAGGAGCATGGTGGAGTGGGCGAGGAGGTAACCTCTCATCTTTTCTTTACCCTCTTTATCCAAAACCTTTTTAGTGTAGTGTTCTCTTCACTAAAGGGGATTATAAATGTTCGTCCGCTCGCTTTCCGCGGGAGGAAGTGTCGAGGAGATAGGGAACAAGGCTCACCGTCTTTCGATCCTCACAAGGTACTTCAACGTTCCTATCGGCTTCGTAGTAACAACAAGGGCCTACGATCTCTGGAAGGAGGAAGGAAAGCTCCCTCATGAAGTTGTGGAAGAGGTGGGGGAGTACTTCAACTCCCCCTACCTCCTCGAAGGAGAGTTCCCAGTCGTCGTGCGCAGTTCCGCAACGGCCGAAGACGGCTCTAAGGCAAGCTTTGCAGGGGTTTTCGAGAGCGTTACGGGGATAAAATCCTTCGATGACCTAATCAGGGGGATAGAGAGAGTTTTTGAGAGTACTGGTTCTGAGAGGGTCAGGACCTACATGGAGCGAATGGGCTTAAAAGAAGAGCCGAGGATGGCGGCGATAGTCCAGAAGGAGATAACGCCCAAGTTCGCGGGAGTGCTCTTCACCCGCTCGCCATCTGAACTGGAAAAAGCCTTAGTCGAGTTCGTAAGAGGAAGCGGTGAGGAACTTGTAGGTGGAAGAAAAAGCGGTGAGCGTGTCTTACTGCCGAGAAATCCCGACAAAGTTGAGAATGAGCTCATGAGGGAGTTACTCACAGTGGGCCTTGAGGTTGAGTCCCTCTTTGGAAGGCCACAGGATATAGAGTGGGCCTACGATGGAACGCTCTGGATACTCCAGTCAAGGGACATAACGGTTTTGAACCAAACCAGAGAAGTAGAAGACTTCAAAACCGAGAACTGGCACGCTTTGAAGGGCATCCCCGCGAACCCAGGAGTGGCGAGGGGCAGGGCACGGTTTGTGCTCGACGACCAGCCTCCAGAAGAGGCTGAGAGGGTGTTCAAGGAAAGTGAAGTTCTTGTCACCTACGTCCTCCACGTCGAGCACTACAACCTCTTCGCGAAAGCCGCCGGAATAGTGACGAAAGTGGACAGCATCCTCTCCCACCCAGCGATAATAGCGAGGGAGCTCGGGATTCCCTGCGTGGTCGGGGTTGACGTTGAGGCGATAAGGGAAGGAGATGAAGTAATCGTTGACGGAAATGAAGGTGCTGTTTACGTCAGGAACCCGAGGAGGGTGCTGAGGGGCGTTGAACTGTGGAAATCAAGCTACCGCGAGGACGAGACAGTGAGGGAGCTGAAAGAGGGGTACCTACGGGCCTTGGAAAAACTCTCGCCGAAGGAGATGGAGAACGTCATTGTGGAGGCGTTTTCGCTTGTCCAGGAGCTCTATCCCACCGAAAGGGAAAGGGCCCTCAACGTCTACTACTTCATAAACTGGCTGATGGAGGAGGAGACTCCGAGACTTTTAGCTAAGCGCTTCGATGTCCTCGACGCCTTTTCGCGTGCGGACAGGGGCGAAAGGCCAAGAACCGACGAGGAGGCGAGGCTTTTCAAGATCTACCGGCTCCTCAAGGCCTTCATAAACTACACGGACGAGAGGGTTAAAGACATCCCAGAGATGCTGTTCAGGATTTGATTCTACATTTTTTTGTTAAAATAAACCTTAAAAACTCCAAATTTTTACATTTTTCTGATAATCAAGGAGGTGTCACGATGTTCCCGCATGAGGAGAAGCTCACCCGCGAAAGGCTCGGAAGGAAGCCGAACGAAGTGGAGAAGGCCATGCTCGAGGTCATGTGGAGCGAGCACGCCTCATATAAATCGAGCAGGCCCCTTCTTAAGCTCCTGCCAACGGAGAACGAGCACGTTGTTCTGGGCCCGGGAGAGGATGCCGGAATAGTGAAGTTCGATGACGAGACCTGGATAGTCGTCGGGATAGAGAGCCACAACCACCCCTCGGCTGTTGAACCCTATGGCGGTGCCGCCACGGGTGTCGGCGGAATCGTTAGGGATATTCTGTGCATGGGTGCAAGGCCGATAGCTTTGCTTGATCCGATACGCTTCGGGCCGCTTGAGAAGGAGAGGAACCGCTACCTCCTCCATGGAGTCGTGAAGGGAATAGCGGACTACGGCAACAGGATAGGCGTTCCAACAGTCGGCGGTGAAACCGAGTTCGACGGGAGCCTCGATAACTACACGCTCGTTAACGTTGCATGCATCGGGACAATGAGACCGGAGCACCTCGTCCACAGCTACGTTGGGGAAGCGGGACTAAAGCTCGTCCTCGTTGGCAACAGAACCGGAAGGGACGGAATTCATGGCGTAACCTTCGCGAGCGAGGAGCTGAGCGAGAACGCTGAAGAGGAAGACCGCTCCGCGGTGCAGATTCCTGACCCCTTCACGGAAAAGCTCCTAATTGAAGCCACGCTTGAGGCAGTCTACACAGGGAAGGTTAGAGCGCTCAAAGACCTCGGGGGAGGGGGTTTAACCTGCGCCTCCTCGGAGATGGCGGGGAAGAAGGGCTTTGGCGCAATCATCTACGCCGACCGCGTCCCGCTTAGGGAGCCGAACATGACGCCGGCGGAGGTCATGATATCCGAGAGCCAGGAGAGGATGCTCCTTGCTGTAAAACCCGAGAACGTTGAAGAGATTGGGAGGATTTTCGATAAGTACGGCCTTGAATGGACAGTCATCGGAGAAACCATCGAGGAACCGCGCTACGTCGTCTACTGGAACGGCGAAAAAGTCGCGGACCTTCCAATAGAACTCCTCACGGACGTCCCGACAATAGAGTGGGAGATGAAGCCATACAGCCTTGAGAAGGACGTCGAAACTCCAGATGTAAGCTTCTCTGAGGCCTTTGATCTCGTCTGGAGCAGTCCGAACATCCTTAGTAAGCGCTGGGTATGGGAGCAGTATGATCACGAGGTTCAGGGAAGGACCGTCGTGAAGCCGGGCTTCGACGCGGCCGTGCTCAGAATAAACGAGCGCTACGGATTAGCGTTCGTCGCAGATGGAAACCCCAACCACAGCCACCTGAACCCGTACCACGGGGCTATGGGAGCCGTTGCAGAGGTCGTTAGGAACCTCGTGAGCGTGGGTGCTGAGCCTTTAGCGCTCGTTGACAACCTCAACTTCGCCTCTCCGGAGAGGCCGGAAGTATACTGGAGCTTTGCCGAGACGGTTAGAGGGCTGGCCGATGCCGCCAGAGCCTTTGGCTTAGCGTACGTGAGCGGAAACGTCAGCTTCTACAACGAAGTCGTTGACAGACCGATAAAGCCGACTCCCGTCGTTGCCGGCCTTGGAAAGGTGGAGCTTGAGAAGATACCGGGCTTCGGCCTCGAAGATGGACTTCTCATAGGGATCGTTGGAATCACTAGCAAGGAGCTCGGCGGCTCTGAGCTCTACGCGAGGCTCAGCATAACCGGGGGAATCGCTCCCAGAGTAAACCTCGAAGAGGAGAAGACGAACGCCGAGGGGATCCTTGAGGCGATCAAGAGGGGCCTCGTGAGGGCCGTCCACGACGTCAGCAAGGGAGGAATAGCAGTAGCTCTGGCTGAGATGGCCGTTGCTAGCAGAGTCGGCTTCACCGCCGACCTCTCGAAGGTTCCCGCTGAAACCTCGAACCCCATTGAGGTTGCCTTCAGCGAGAGCCACGGCCGCTACATCGTTGCCTTCCCAGAGGAAAGCCTTGAGAAGCTTAAGGCAATCTTCAGGCACTTCACAGTCATCGGCAGGGCTGGGGGAAGCGAGGCCGTCTTCCTCTGGGGCAAAGAAGAACTCCTGAGGAAGCCAGTTTCCAAGCTTAAGGAGGTTCACGAGTCCCTACCAAAGCTCCTGGGTGAGGAGGAATGAAGATAGCGACCTACGCTTCCCATTCAGCCCTTCAGATCTTGAAGGGAGCCAAGGAGGAAGGGTTCAAGACGGTAGCCTTTGGCCCTTCCAGAGTCAGGCCGCTCTACACGAAGTACTTCCCGGTGGCGGATCACTTCATAGAGGGGGAATACCCAGAGGAAGAACTGCTCGGGCTTGGGGCAGTCATCATTCCCACCGGCTCCTTCGTGGCCCACCTCGGCGTTGAGCTGGTTGAGGGGATGAGGGTTCCCTACTACGGCAACAAAGTCGTGCTTAGGTGGGAGAGCGACCGCTCCCTCGAAAGAAAGTGGCTGGAGAAAGCTGGACTGAGACTCCCGAGGGTTTACGAGGATCCGGACGATATAGACGGGCCGGTGATCGTCAAGCCCTTCGGCGCTGGCGGTGGAAGGGGCTATTTCCTGGCAAGCTCTCCCGAGGACTTCTGGAGGAAAGCTGAAAGGCTCGGAGTTTGGAACAAGGAAGATCTGAAAAACATCCAGATACAGGAGTACGTCATAGGAGTTCCAGTTTACCCCCACTACTTCTACTCAAAGCTCAATGGGGAGCTCGAACTAATGAGCATTGACAGACGCTACGAGTCCAACGCGGACGCGATAGGAAGGATTCCGGCAAGGGAGCAGGTTGAGCTGGAGATAAGCACGGAATACACCGTCGTCGGCAACATCCCGCTCGTCCTGAGGGAGAGCCTCCTTATGGACGTCATTGAGGCAGGAGAAAGGGTAGTGAAGACCGCCGAAAAGCTCATGGGGGGTCTTTGGGGTCCGTTCTGCCTTGAAGGAGTTTTCACGCCGGAGATGGAGTTCGTGGTCTTCGAGATATCGGCGAGGATTGTGGCCGGGACGAACCCCTTTGTCCACGGCTCCCCTTACACCTGGCTCCGATATGATTTTCCAGTCAGCACCGGCAGGAGGATAGCGATGGAGCTAAAGGAGGCCCTTGAAGAAAACAGGCTAGGGGAAATTCTCACTTGAGGAGTCTTTCCAGGGTCTTCAGCTCCCTTTCTTCCCACGCGTTTCTGTCGAGAACCACTACAAGGGTGCCATTGTTTACAGTTACGTAGTCCTTCAGAGAGGATAGGAAGCGGGCCAGCCCTTTAAAATCCGTGTACAGTCGGAGGTACTCAAGGCCCTCAAGCAGGATAACCGGCTTGGAGTTTGGATCCTTCGCTTTTAGGGAGCTCATGTAGCCAACTGATGTCTCGAGCATCTTGGGCAGGTTAGTTGGCGGCACCGTCCACATGCCGTCGACGTTTGTGATACGGAACGTTCTCCAGGCCCGTGGGGTTTGGAGCGTCCTAACAAAGGCCAGAACTGGATAATCATGAAACTGCCTCAGAAACCCCATGGCCTCGGAAGGGGATACTATAAAAACCCCCTCCTGAATGTCCTTTTTCACGGGCTCAGACGAGATCTCCACCGGAAAAACCGTTACGAACTCAACCATGAAGATCACGGAGATCAGAGTCAGTAGAAGGTCCACAGAGAAACCCACCGGAACGAACCAACCAACGGGGCGGAGGAAGGGGTAATCGGCCTGATGCAAGCCGTATATCCCAAGGGTAATCCCCAGGTTCCGGGATTTTGAACCGTACAGATCCTTCATGCCAACCAGAAGAATGCCTGAGAGAACCAGGAAAAAGCCTGAGATTCCGTATGCCATTCCCAGCATCGACACCCCGTAGTCTTCTGGATGGGAGGATATCACGGATACAGCGTAGACCACCAGCAACAGGGGGAGAAAGGATATCAGATCCGAGAGGCCCCTCATTGAGGATTCTGCTCCCGTCAGCTTAGTGGTGCCGTAGAAAAGCAGAGAAGCGAAGAGGGCAACCGATACCGCCCCAAGTATGTAATTACCAGCTACATCCCCGATTATGGCATACGCGTATATGAGCCACGCCAGGCCCCAGTAAAGGGCAGTCTTTCTATGCTGCCTCTCCGAGAAAAACAGCATCATCCCGCCGGCGGCCAGTTTAACACCTGCACTGAAGGCGGCGGCGATCAGGTAGGGATCCACAGTACCACCACTCAAAGTACCGCCAAGGGATATTTAACCCTTTTTCCGCAAGCCTTAAAAGCCCTAATCATTCTCAAGTCAAAAAGGGTGAGGAGGTCCGGAAAATATGGGTAAGTTTAAACAAAAACTTGTCAACGCAATTAAGGGATACACCTTCGACGACGTTCTCCTTGTGCCGCAGGCGACTGAGGTCGAGCCGAAGGATGTGGACGTTTCTACTAGGATAACGCCCAGCGTGAAGCTGAACATCCCTATTCTCAGCGCGGCCATGGATACGGTTACAGAGTGGGAGATGGCCGTTGCGATGGCCAGGGAAGGCGGCCTCGGTGTAATACACAGAAACATGAGCATCGAGGAACAGGTAGAGCAGGTAAAAAAGGTGAAGCGAGCAGAGCGCTTCATAGTGGAGGATGTGATAAGCATAGGGCCCGAGGAAAGCCTCGACTACGCGCTGTTTCTCATGGAGCGCAACGGTGTTGACGGTCTCCCAGTCGTTGACGATACGGGAAGAGTCATTGGAGTGATAACCAAGAAGGACATAGCGGCAAAGAGGGGAACGAATGTCAGAGAGGTCATGACCGGCGAGGTCATCACCGTCCCCGAGACGGTAACGGCAGAAGAGGCAGTCCAGATTATGTTCGACCACAGGATAGACAGGCTCCCAGTGGTGGATGAACAGGGAAGGCTAATCGGTCTGATAACTATGAGCGACCTGGCTAAGAGGAGGAAGTACAAGAAAGCGGTTCGCGATGAGAACGGCGACCTTCTCGTTGCCGCCGCAGTCGGTCCGTTCGACCTTGAGAGGGCAAAGGCCCTTGACAGGGCCGGAGCAGATGTTATAGTCGTTGATACCGCTCACGCTCACAACCTCAAGGCGATAAAGGCGATGAAGGAGATAAGGGGAGCAGTTGACGCTGACCTCATAGTGGGCAACATCGCCAATCCAAAGGCCATTGACGATCTCACGTTTGCCGATGCAGTCAAGGTCGGGATAGGCCCGGGGAGCATCTGCACCACGCGCGTCGTTGCAGGCGTGGGGGTTCCGCAGGTTACGGCCATAGCGTTGGTTGCGGATAAAGCCCAGGAATACGGCATCCACGTGATAGCCGACGGCGGGATACGCTATTCTGGGGATATAGTTAAGGCCATAGCCGCTGGAGCCGACTCTGTTATGCTCGGTTCCCTGCTGGCGGGAACCAAAGAGGCTCCCGGTAAGGAGGTCGTTATAAACGGCAGGAGGTACAAGCAGTACCGCGGGATGGGCTCCCTGGGGGCCATGATGAAGGGTGGGGCAGAGAGATACTACCAGAAGGGACACATGAAGACCAGAAAGTTTGTTCCCGAGGGAGTAGAGGGGGTAGTCCCGCATAAGGGAGCCGTAGGGGACGTTCTCTACCAGCTCATAGGCGGTCTTCGCTCGGGAATGGGCTACGTGGGAGCGAGGAGTATCGGGGATCTCAAGGAGAAGGGGGAGTTCGTTATCATAACACACGCCGGCTACATCGAGAGCCACCCGCACGACATACTGATAACGAACGAAGCCCCCAACTACCCGACTGGGAAATGACATTGTTTTTACATTTTTAAGTCAAAAACAACAAATTTTTAAGTCAAAATCAACAAGTTAATGGCGAAAGGTGGTGTGCTCATGTGGGATAACTTCATCGAGGAGAAGGTAAAAGAGATTAGGGAGACAGTTGGAGATGGGAAGGCAATCATAGCGCTCTCCGGTGGTGTTGACAGCTCAACCGCTGCGATTCTGGCCCACAAGGCGATAGGGGACAGATTACACGCGGTCTTCGTGAACACAGGCTTCATGCGCAAGAATGAACCTGAGTTCGTAGTCAAGACCTTCCGCGACGAGTTCGGGCTGAACCTCCGCTACGTTGATGCGAGCGAGCGCTTTTTCAAGGAGCTTAAAGGCATAACCGACCCCGAGGAGAAGAGGAAGGTCATAGGCAGGGTCTTCATAGAGGTCTTCGAGGAGGTTGCAAAGGAGATAAACGCGGACTTCCTCATCCAGGGGACCATTGCCCCAGACTGGATAGAGAGCAAGGGTAAGATAAAGAGCCACCACAACGTTGGCGGCCTTCCTGAAAGGCTCAACCTCAAGCTGATCGAACCGCTAAGAGACCTCTACAAGGACGAAGTCAGGGAACTGGCAAAGGAACTTGGTCTTCCGGAGAAGATATACAGCAGAATGCCATTCCCGGGGCCGGGGCTGGCCGTTAGGGTTCTCGGAGAAGTCACGCCTGAGAAGGTCGCCATCGTCAGGGAGGCAAACGCGATAGTTGAGGAGGAGATCGAGAAGGCCGGACTTAAGCCCTGGCAGGCCTTCGCGGTTCTGCTCGGAGTTAAGACGGTCGGCGTTCAGGGAGACATAAGGGCCTACAAGGAGACGGTAGCGGTTCGCGTTGTGGAAAGCCTCGACGGAATGACGGCAAACGCGATGAACGTTCCCTTCGAGGTTCTCCAGAGGATAGCCTTCAGGATAACGAGCGAGATTCCCGAAGTTGGTAGGGTGCTCTACGATATAACGAACAAGCCTCCAGCCACGATAGAGTTCGAGTGAAAGCCTTATCTACTTTGACGGCAAAGTTAGAGTGGTGGGAGTATGGGTGAGAACGTTGAGGTCGTTGAAGCGGTCTATGAGAACGGCGTGCTGAAGCCACTTAAGCCCCTGAAGCTGAAGGAGGGAGAGCGGGTACTGCTTAAGGTCAGAAGGGAATCCATCATAGGATTAGCCAGAGAACTGAGGAAAAAGATAACCCCAGAAACTGTGGATATGGATCCTACAGACTACCTGCTCAAGCTCCGTGAGGAGAGGGACTATGCGGGCCGTTATTGATACCTCAGTGGTGTTTCATCTCTTCTCCAGTTTTTACCCTGAGAGAACGCAGATCACGGAAAGAATCATTGAGATGATTCAGTCAGGGCAAATTGAAGGCTTCGCCCCCCGGATAGGAAGGGCCGAGTT encodes the following:
- the guaA gene encoding glutamine-hydrolyzing GMP synthase; its protein translation is MWDNFIEEKVKEIRETVGDGKAIIALSGGVDSSTAAILAHKAIGDRLHAVFVNTGFMRKNEPEFVVKTFRDEFGLNLRYVDASERFFKELKGITDPEEKRKVIGRVFIEVFEEVAKEINADFLIQGTIAPDWIESKGKIKSHHNVGGLPERLNLKLIEPLRDLYKDEVRELAKELGLPEKIYSRMPFPGPGLAVRVLGEVTPEKVAIVREANAIVEEEIEKAGLKPWQAFAVLLGVKTVGVQGDIRAYKETVAVRVVESLDGMTANAMNVPFEVLQRIAFRITSEIPEVGRVLYDITNKPPATIEFE
- a CDS encoding formate--phosphoribosylaminoimidazolecarboxamide ligase; the protein is MKIATYASHSALQILKGAKEEGFKTVAFGPSRVRPLYTKYFPVADHFIEGEYPEEELLGLGAVIIPTGSFVAHLGVELVEGMRVPYYGNKVVLRWESDRSLERKWLEKAGLRLPRVYEDPDDIDGPVIVKPFGAGGGRGYFLASSPEDFWRKAERLGVWNKEDLKNIQIQEYVIGVPVYPHYFYSKLNGELELMSIDRRYESNADAIGRIPAREQVELEISTEYTVVGNIPLVLRESLLMDVIEAGERVVKTAEKLMGGLWGPFCLEGVFTPEMEFVVFEISARIVAGTNPFVHGSPYTWLRYDFPVSTGRRIAMELKEALEENRLGEILT
- a CDS encoding antitoxin AF2212-like protein yields the protein MGENVEVVEAVYENGVLKPLKPLKLKEGERVLLKVRRESIIGLARELRKKITPETVDMDPTDYLLKLREERDYAGRY
- the guaB gene encoding IMP dehydrogenase, with translation MGKFKQKLVNAIKGYTFDDVLLVPQATEVEPKDVDVSTRITPSVKLNIPILSAAMDTVTEWEMAVAMAREGGLGVIHRNMSIEEQVEQVKKVKRAERFIVEDVISIGPEESLDYALFLMERNGVDGLPVVDDTGRVIGVITKKDIAAKRGTNVREVMTGEVITVPETVTAEEAVQIMFDHRIDRLPVVDEQGRLIGLITMSDLAKRRKYKKAVRDENGDLLVAAAVGPFDLERAKALDRAGADVIVVDTAHAHNLKAIKAMKEIRGAVDADLIVGNIANPKAIDDLTFADAVKVGIGPGSICTTRVVAGVGVPQVTAIALVADKAQEYGIHVIADGGIRYSGDIVKAIAAGADSVMLGSLLAGTKEAPGKEVVINGRRYKQYRGMGSLGAMMKGGAERYYQKGHMKTRKFVPEGVEGVVPHKGAVGDVLYQLIGGLRSGMGYVGARSIGDLKEKGEFVIITHAGYIESHPHDILITNEAPNYPTGK
- a CDS encoding PEP/pyruvate-binding domain-containing protein; protein product: MFVRSLSAGGSVEEIGNKAHRLSILTRYFNVPIGFVVTTRAYDLWKEEGKLPHEVVEEVGEYFNSPYLLEGEFPVVVRSSATAEDGSKASFAGVFESVTGIKSFDDLIRGIERVFESTGSERVRTYMERMGLKEEPRMAAIVQKEITPKFAGVLFTRSPSELEKALVEFVRGSGEELVGGRKSGERVLLPRNPDKVENELMRELLTVGLEVESLFGRPQDIEWAYDGTLWILQSRDITVLNQTREVEDFKTENWHALKGIPANPGVARGRARFVLDDQPPEEAERVFKESEVLVTYVLHVEHYNLFAKAAGIVTKVDSILSHPAIIARELGIPCVVGVDVEAIREGDEVIVDGNEGAVYVRNPRRVLRGVELWKSSYREDETVRELKEGYLRALEKLSPKEMENVIVEAFSLVQELYPTERERALNVYYFINWLMEEETPRLLAKRFDVLDAFSRADRGERPRTDEEARLFKIYRLLKAFINYTDERVKDIPEMLFRI
- the purQ gene encoding phosphoribosylformylglycinamidine synthase I produces the protein MVKFAVVVFPGTNCDFETERAIRKAGAEAERVWYKTSLKDFDGVVLPGGFSYADYLRAGAIAARQEIMEEVKEFARDGRPVLGICNGFQILTESGLLPGALRPNKVPRFICRWVHLKVADTETPFTQLYEPGETIRMPIAHAEGNYYVDEPSKVRVVFQYSDEKGNITEEANPNGSLLNIAAVANEKGNVLGTMPHPERASDRFLGSEDGLRLFRSMVEWARR
- a CDS encoding DUF835 domain-containing protein, producing the protein MDPYLIAAAFSAGVKLAAGGMMLFFSERQHRKTALYWGLAWLIYAYAIIGDVAGNYILGAVSVALFASLLFYGTTKLTGAESSMRGLSDLISFLPLLLVVYAVSVISSHPEDYGVSMLGMAYGISGFFLVLSGILLVGMKDLYGSKSRNLGITLGIYGLHQADYPFLRPVGWFVPVGFSVDLLLTLISVIFMVEFVTVFPVEISSEPVKKDIQEGVFIVSPSEAMGFLRQFHDYPVLAFVRTLQTPRAWRTFRITNVDGMWTVPPTNLPKMLETSVGYMSSLKAKDPNSKPVILLEGLEYLRLYTDFKGLARFLSSLKDYVTVNNGTLVVVLDRNAWEERELKTLERLLK
- the purL gene encoding phosphoribosylformylglycinamidine synthase subunit PurL, with translation MFPHEEKLTRERLGRKPNEVEKAMLEVMWSEHASYKSSRPLLKLLPTENEHVVLGPGEDAGIVKFDDETWIVVGIESHNHPSAVEPYGGAATGVGGIVRDILCMGARPIALLDPIRFGPLEKERNRYLLHGVVKGIADYGNRIGVPTVGGETEFDGSLDNYTLVNVACIGTMRPEHLVHSYVGEAGLKLVLVGNRTGRDGIHGVTFASEELSENAEEEDRSAVQIPDPFTEKLLIEATLEAVYTGKVRALKDLGGGGLTCASSEMAGKKGFGAIIYADRVPLREPNMTPAEVMISESQERMLLAVKPENVEEIGRIFDKYGLEWTVIGETIEEPRYVVYWNGEKVADLPIELLTDVPTIEWEMKPYSLEKDVETPDVSFSEAFDLVWSSPNILSKRWVWEQYDHEVQGRTVVKPGFDAAVLRINERYGLAFVADGNPNHSHLNPYHGAMGAVAEVVRNLVSVGAEPLALVDNLNFASPERPEVYWSFAETVRGLADAARAFGLAYVSGNVSFYNEVVDRPIKPTPVVAGLGKVELEKIPGFGLEDGLLIGIVGITSKELGGSELYARLSITGGIAPRVNLEEEKTNAEGILEAIKRGLVRAVHDVSKGGIAVALAEMAVASRVGFTADLSKVPAETSNPIEVAFSESHGRYIVAFPEESLEKLKAIFRHFTVIGRAGGSEAVFLWGKEELLRKPVSKLKEVHESLPKLLGEEE